A region from the Gammaproteobacteria bacterium genome encodes:
- a CDS encoding ABC transporter substrate-binding protein produces the protein MSTKKDFKELLTADAKSGKLGRRDFMRFAVAAGMTIPLASGLWTSEVAAATPKRGGKFRIGAHDVNTSDTFDPGTYLSVGMIQLAHTHRSYLTEITPENGLGPDMADSWSATPDAKVWTFELNKNATFHNGKKFTSKDAIASLNHHRGENSTSAAAALLSSVTDIKAKGDHTIVIELNQGFADLPFVMTDYHLAICPANADGTLAWQGEIGAGPYKITEHKPGIGTKLVRHDGWHREGAYFDEIEFIGLNDPNARQTALITGDVDAITSVDLKTMALMARNKNLIVENVPSGSAITLPMFCDVAPFDNVDVRLALKYAIDRKDIVEKIMFGTATIGNDYHVSPAMPYAPTDIPQRPYDLDKAKFHLKKAGHSSLNVDLSAADSILPGAVDMCVLYSEHAKKAGININVVREANDGYWSDVWLKKPWVFVKWGARPTPDQMFTLAYKDDAPWNEAHWQNKRFNELLLQAKAELDDTKRAAQYREMCQIASDDGGTVIPFFANFVYARNKKVQHGPNLASAWELDGGRGSHRWWFA, from the coding sequence ATGAGCACTAAAAAAGATTTCAAAGAGTTGCTGACCGCGGACGCAAAAAGCGGCAAGCTGGGTCGTCGTGACTTCATGCGTTTCGCCGTGGCGGCGGGTATGACGATACCCCTGGCATCCGGACTCTGGACCAGCGAGGTTGCAGCGGCTACCCCGAAAAGAGGCGGCAAGTTCCGAATTGGCGCACATGATGTGAATACGTCCGACACCTTCGATCCAGGTACCTATTTAAGCGTCGGCATGATACAACTCGCGCATACCCACCGCAGTTACCTGACCGAAATTACGCCCGAAAACGGACTTGGTCCGGATATGGCGGATTCCTGGAGTGCGACACCCGATGCAAAGGTCTGGACTTTCGAGCTGAACAAGAATGCCACTTTTCACAATGGCAAGAAGTTTACCTCCAAAGACGCCATTGCATCGCTGAATCACCACCGCGGTGAAAATTCAACTTCGGCAGCAGCGGCCCTGTTATCGTCGGTCACCGATATCAAGGCGAAAGGCGACCATACCATCGTCATCGAGCTTAACCAGGGATTTGCTGATCTACCCTTTGTAATGACTGACTACCACCTCGCTATTTGTCCCGCCAATGCCGATGGCACACTGGCATGGCAAGGTGAAATAGGTGCTGGTCCTTATAAAATTACCGAGCATAAACCGGGCATCGGCACCAAGCTGGTACGGCATGACGGCTGGCATCGTGAAGGCGCGTACTTCGATGAAATCGAATTTATCGGACTCAACGATCCAAACGCACGCCAGACCGCATTGATTACCGGTGATGTCGATGCGATCACCTCGGTCGATCTGAAAACCATGGCCTTGATGGCGCGTAACAAGAATCTCATCGTCGAAAACGTGCCCAGCGGCTCGGCCATTACACTGCCGATGTTTTGCGACGTCGCGCCCTTTGACAATGTCGATGTCAGGCTGGCACTTAAATATGCGATCGATCGCAAGGACATCGTCGAGAAAATCATGTTTGGCACGGCAACGATAGGCAATGACTACCATGTGTCTCCCGCCATGCCGTACGCGCCGACTGATATCCCGCAACGGCCTTATGATCTCGACAAGGCGAAGTTTCACCTTAAAAAGGCAGGACATAGCTCGCTCAATGTGGACTTGTCTGCCGCGGACAGTATCTTACCGGGCGCCGTGGACATGTGTGTGCTTTACAGCGAACATGCCAAAAAGGCCGGCATCAATATCAATGTCGTACGCGAGGCGAACGACGGCTACTGGTCGGATGTCTGGCTGAAAAAACCCTGGGTATTCGTCAAATGGGGTGCTCGCCCGACTCCCGACCAGATGTTTACCCTGGCCTACAAGGACGACGCCCCATGGAACGAGGCGCACTGGCAGAATAAACGGTTTAACGAGTTGTTACTGCAGGCTAAGGCAGAGCTTGATGACACCAAACGCGCCGCGCAGTATCGCGAAATGTGCCAGATCGCGAGCGATGACGGTGGCACCGTGATCCCATTTTTCGCCAACTTTGTCTATGCGCGAAACAAAAAGGTACAACACGGACCCAACCTCGCATCTGCATGGGAGCTCGATGGTGGTCGCGGATCACATCGCTGGTGGTTTGCCTGA
- a CDS encoding Xaa-Pro peptidase family protein produces the protein MDHNVFPETELNQRLAEVRRIMQERGLDALVVSVPENIYYLTGLDHWGFFACHVLVVPAEGRMALACRAMERITIENQVDNADFYGHGDTEELSDYVLKILTDRGLSREKLGIEKRSLFMTPRIYELILAAVPGAEWSDGSGIVDNLRLVKSPLEQEYTRKSAAAADAGTLAAIDAIRDGASDYEVAAECNRAMILAGSEYPGFGPFIRPTTRLGEEHTTWRGDVFHNGDAVFLEVGGAYRKYQAPMGRLVYVGSAPPGAERSAELAIRGMQAICDALKPGATAGQVYQAWKDVADSAGLKDYHRHHCGYMVSIGFPPSWTGGSMVTSLQPGSTRELKTGMTFHAHSWFTNTDVVDYFISNTVLLTEKGAENLTHRTPETLIIR, from the coding sequence ATGGATCACAATGTATTCCCCGAAACCGAACTTAATCAGAGACTGGCCGAAGTCAGGCGCATCATGCAAGAGCGCGGCCTCGATGCACTCGTGGTTTCGGTACCTGAAAATATCTACTACCTGACGGGCCTCGATCACTGGGGCTTCTTCGCCTGCCATGTACTGGTCGTGCCTGCTGAAGGTCGCATGGCGCTGGCCTGCCGGGCGATGGAGCGCATCACGATCGAAAACCAGGTCGACAATGCCGACTTTTACGGTCATGGCGATACTGAAGAATTGTCGGACTACGTGCTGAAAATACTGACCGATCGGGGATTATCCAGGGAAAAGCTTGGCATCGAAAAACGCAGTCTTTTCATGACGCCGCGCATATACGAATTGATTCTCGCAGCTGTCCCCGGAGCAGAGTGGTCAGATGGATCCGGAATTGTCGACAACCTGCGCCTGGTCAAATCGCCGCTGGAGCAGGAATACACCCGCAAATCAGCCGCGGCGGCGGATGCCGGAACCCTGGCCGCAATCGACGCGATTCGGGATGGCGCCAGTGACTATGAAGTCGCCGCCGAATGTAATCGAGCCATGATCCTGGCAGGTAGTGAATATCCTGGTTTTGGTCCGTTTATTCGGCCGACTACCCGTCTTGGCGAAGAACACACGACCTGGCGCGGTGATGTTTTTCACAATGGCGACGCCGTATTCCTCGAGGTCGGCGGGGCCTACCGTAAGTACCAGGCGCCGATGGGACGCCTGGTTTACGTGGGATCGGCACCGCCAGGTGCTGAGCGATCGGCAGAGCTTGCCATACGGGGAATGCAGGCCATCTGTGATGCGCTCAAACCCGGAGCTACTGCCGGACAGGTCTACCAGGCCTGGAAAGATGTCGCCGACAGCGCTGGCCTCAAGGACTACCATCGACATCATTGCGGTTACATGGTCAGCATCGGTTTTCCACCGAGTTGGACCGGTGGCAGCATGGTGACCAGCCTGCAACCCGGCAGTACCAGAGAACTTAAAACCGGCATGACCTTTCATGCGCATTCGTGGTTCACCAACACCGATGTCGTCGATTATTTCATTTCCAACACCGTACTGCTGACCGAGAAAGGCGCGGAAAATCTGACACACCGTACCCCCGAAACCCTGATTATTCGCTAA
- a CDS encoding alpha/beta hydrolase, whose translation MLNNPPFIPAVILLAVAALSGCYTYINGQPGESSADVTFTLDRKIENIVYTNAVWPKPLHADLYLPQKRGLRPVVLMIHGGGWANRSRDDMAGISCKLVRQGYAVINVNYRFAPQYTYPAQVHDLQQALSWIAGNANRYRLDLERVNTWGYSSGAHLAALIGAIDHGDPLAADAKPLPAIRSVVAGGIPADLRKYTGSPIVIRFMGGDRDEMPERYAEASPAFHISSDDPPVFLYHGKLDNLVSEDQASDYYEALRASDVDAELYLHRWRGHMSMFLFGGDAEDKAIGFLNRYNLTSQLVAAE comes from the coding sequence ATGTTAAATAATCCACCGTTCATACCCGCCGTCATTCTACTCGCTGTCGCTGCTTTATCCGGTTGTTACACCTACATTAACGGTCAGCCCGGCGAATCATCGGCTGACGTTACCTTTACCCTCGATCGCAAGATCGAAAATATCGTCTATACCAACGCTGTCTGGCCAAAGCCGCTCCACGCCGACCTGTACCTGCCACAAAAACGAGGGCTGCGACCGGTTGTGCTGATGATCCATGGGGGCGGTTGGGCAAACCGCAGCCGTGATGATATGGCCGGTATCAGTTGTAAACTGGTGCGCCAGGGTTATGCGGTGATCAATGTGAACTACCGTTTTGCCCCGCAATATACCTATCCGGCACAAGTTCACGACCTGCAACAGGCCTTGTCGTGGATCGCTGGAAATGCGAATCGATACCGTCTCGACCTCGAGCGCGTCAATACCTGGGGTTACTCGTCCGGCGCCCATCTTGCTGCCCTGATCGGCGCTATTGATCACGGTGATCCGCTGGCAGCGGACGCCAAACCTTTGCCGGCTATCCGGTCCGTAGTGGCGGGTGGTATCCCTGCGGATCTGCGCAAATACACCGGCAGCCCGATAGTGATTCGCTTCATGGGTGGCGACCGCGATGAAATGCCCGAACGTTACGCCGAAGCATCACCGGCCTTCCACATTTCCAGCGACGATCCGCCTGTTTTTCTCTACCATGGCAAGCTCGATAATCTGGTGAGCGAAGACCAGGCGAGCGACTATTACGAGGCCCTGCGTGCGTCCGATGTCGACGCCGAACTCTATCTGCATCGCTGGCGCGGTCATATGTCCATGTTCCTGTTCGGTGGTGATGCAGAAGACAAAGCCATCGGTTTCCTAAATCGCTATAATTTGACCAGTCAGCTCGTCGCCGCGGAATAA
- a CDS encoding DMT family transporter: MKSLFEQPQGDRPVVALALLLLGVFALALQDSLIKLMSSDTSFWQFQTLRSIGNLSFILILAMASGSLGLIIPRNWRPVYLRAVFLTVCMFFFFAGAPSLTVPQMAAGLYTYPLFVSLLAGPILGETVGPWRTAALLIGAIGAAVILSPWDADFSAVQILPIVAGFFYATNILTLRKACRQESTLALAFAVGVAFIFSGILGILLLSIFPLSAEIRASIPFVAIGWPELTVLIVGFALFASVLNLTGNICLSRAYQTADASWLAPIDFSYLIFAAFWSRAIFDQWPTGQSIIGMILIGSAGVITAWRERVTATGKRFS, encoded by the coding sequence ATGAAAAGCCTGTTTGAACAGCCTCAAGGCGACCGGCCAGTGGTCGCACTCGCCCTGCTATTGCTGGGTGTGTTTGCGCTCGCACTGCAGGATTCTCTGATCAAACTAATGTCGTCGGACACTTCGTTCTGGCAGTTTCAAACCCTGCGCTCGATTGGCAATCTCAGTTTCATCCTAATTCTGGCGATGGCAAGCGGTAGCCTCGGCCTCATCATTCCCAGAAATTGGCGCCCGGTCTATCTGCGCGCTGTATTTTTAACGGTTTGTATGTTCTTTTTCTTCGCCGGCGCGCCCTCCCTGACAGTGCCACAGATGGCGGCAGGGCTTTATACCTACCCCCTGTTCGTATCACTGCTGGCGGGGCCGATCCTGGGTGAAACCGTGGGTCCCTGGCGCACGGCGGCACTACTGATCGGTGCAATCGGTGCCGCTGTGATACTCAGTCCCTGGGATGCGGACTTTTCGGCGGTTCAGATCCTTCCCATCGTGGCCGGTTTTTTCTATGCCACGAATATATTGACGCTGCGTAAAGCCTGCCGCCAGGAAAGCACGCTGGCGCTAGCATTCGCGGTGGGTGTTGCTTTTATTTTTTCCGGCATACTCGGTATTCTGTTGTTGTCGATATTCCCTTTATCTGCGGAAATTCGCGCCAGTATACCGTTTGTCGCTATCGGCTGGCCCGAACTTACCGTGCTGATTGTGGGATTTGCGTTATTCGCATCGGTACTCAACCTGACCGGCAACATCTGCCTCAGTCGGGCCTACCAGACCGCGGACGCAAGCTGGCTTGCGCCGATAGATTTCAGTTACCTGATTTTCGCCGCGTTCTGGAGTCGCGCGATCTTCGATCAATGGCCGACCGGCCAGTCAATCATCGGCATGATCCTGATCGGGTCCGCCGGTGTCATTACCGCATGGCGCGAACGTGTCACGGCAACCGGCAAACGGTTTTCATAA
- a CDS encoding cation:proton antiporter, protein MDTSTAILHVATILIAARVMGEVAARFGVPSVIGEIVAGIILGPSMLGLIEAEGLIWVLAEIGIILLLFQIGLETDIGKLVSSGAKSVVVAITGFVLPFITCFALSHYWFELDQMVSLLIAGTMTATSIGITMRTLSDLGRGQSKEGRIILGAAVLDDIMGVLLLAILFNFITSGSVDMVSTFKVLLFMVVFFLIAPAMAKSISYIIRRWEKVSETPGMVPTTVVSLVLFLAWLSHAIGIPELLGGFATGLALSRRFFLPFGVALKADPKFSQRVNKQMQPVIQLFTPIFFAAVGLSLDLSTLDWTSLFFWIFSISLACVAILSKICAGLLIREKLPRRVIIGMSMVPRGEVGLVFAEIGRHTGLFNTEIYTTVVIVIAYTTLFTPFWLRLFYRYYGHLIEDTPAG, encoded by the coding sequence ATGGATACTTCGACGGCCATATTACATGTAGCAACGATCCTGATCGCTGCGCGTGTCATGGGCGAGGTCGCTGCACGCTTTGGAGTTCCTTCCGTAATCGGGGAGATCGTGGCCGGAATTATTCTTGGGCCATCGATGCTCGGTTTGATCGAAGCCGAGGGCCTGATCTGGGTGCTGGCGGAAATCGGAATCATCCTGCTGCTGTTCCAGATCGGACTCGAAACCGATATCGGTAAACTCGTCAGCTCCGGTGCCAAGTCCGTTGTCGTTGCGATCACCGGGTTCGTGTTGCCTTTCATTACCTGTTTTGCCCTCAGCCATTACTGGTTTGAGCTGGACCAAATGGTGTCGTTACTGATCGCGGGTACCATGACCGCAACCAGTATCGGCATCACGATGCGAACCCTGTCGGACCTGGGCCGCGGACAGAGCAAGGAGGGGCGCATCATTCTCGGCGCCGCGGTGCTTGACGATATCATGGGTGTATTGCTGCTGGCGATCCTGTTCAATTTTATCACCAGCGGATCGGTCGATATGGTGAGCACATTTAAAGTCCTGCTATTCATGGTTGTCTTCTTTCTGATCGCACCTGCAATGGCAAAATCGATCAGTTACATCATTCGGCGCTGGGAAAAGGTTAGCGAGACTCCGGGTATGGTGCCGACGACGGTCGTATCCCTCGTGCTTTTCCTGGCCTGGTTATCGCACGCGATCGGTATTCCTGAACTACTGGGCGGATTTGCTACCGGACTTGCACTGTCGCGACGGTTTTTTCTGCCGTTTGGCGTTGCCCTCAAGGCCGATCCCAAATTTTCACAACGCGTTAACAAGCAGATGCAACCGGTGATACAGCTATTCACACCGATATTCTTCGCCGCTGTCGGGCTTTCGCTGGATTTAAGCACGCTGGACTGGACTTCCCTGTTTTTCTGGATATTTTCGATTTCGCTTGCCTGCGTGGCGATCCTGAGCAAGATCTGCGCCGGGCTGCTGATTCGCGAAAAGTTGCCACGCCGCGTCATCATCGGCATGTCGATGGTTCCGCGTGGTGAGGTCGGTCTCGTATTTGCCGAAATTGGCCGCCACACGGGCCTGTTCAACACAGAAATCTACACCACCGTGGTCATTGTCATCGCTTACACCACGTTGTTCACTCCCTTTTGGCTGCGCCTGTTCTACCGCTACTACGGCCACCTGATCGAAGACACTCCAGCCGGCTAG
- a CDS encoding YfcE family phosphodiesterase, translating into MTTRIGLVSDVHSSPEPLRQALEIFRREQVDEIICTGDIAGYYDTLLPTIELLIASNCKAVAGNHDQEYLEKPILEDDHSIRDYLQNLPLFLALEIEQKHLYAVHANPPCEQHGGIKLLDQHGEIIEERINEWALALSGFDYDVLIVGHTHQVYAEQIGKVLVVNPGSSVFNHSCMILSLPDMSVETFALGNEAIVKCWNFGMLFK; encoded by the coding sequence ATGACTACCAGAATAGGGCTCGTAAGTGACGTTCATTCCAGCCCGGAGCCGCTTCGGCAGGCGCTGGAAATTTTCCGCAGAGAACAGGTCGATGAAATTATCTGCACCGGGGATATTGCCGGTTATTACGATACCCTGTTGCCGACTATCGAGTTACTGATTGCGTCCAACTGCAAGGCCGTCGCCGGCAACCACGATCAGGAATACCTCGAAAAGCCAATCCTGGAGGATGATCATTCGATTCGAGACTACCTGCAGAATCTGCCGCTTTTCCTGGCCCTGGAAATTGAGCAGAAGCACCTGTACGCAGTCCACGCCAATCCCCCCTGCGAACAGCATGGCGGAATAAAACTGCTCGATCAGCATGGCGAGATTATCGAGGAGAGAATAAACGAGTGGGCGCTGGCCCTGTCCGGATTTGACTATGATGTGCTGATCGTCGGCCATACCCACCAGGTCTATGCCGAGCAGATCGGCAAGGTGCTGGTCGTTAATCCGGGGAGCTCGGTTTTCAACCATAGCTGCATGATTCTATCGTTACCCGATATGAGCGTGGAAACTTTCGCACTGGGAAACGAGGCCATCGTCAAATGCTGGAACTTCGGAATGTTGTTTAAATAA
- a CDS encoding homocysteine S-methyltransferase family protein: MSSLNERLDKKEILLLDGGVSTEIRRRGVALDANVWSGLTTKTNPDEVCQVHEDYIRAGAQIITANTYSTARHVLESINLGHESKLLNFKSVQLAQQARENAAQGDVYVAGSMSSMPPLTSHREVAIDGQVESSYQELAEVLAEAGVDLIIAEMMRDIENAGIVIKAAVATGLPVFIGFSAMMADNGVDVRSLRWKNIDDTTSAHDFGDMIEALKPLGGQVAGIMHTRVEDIVPALEVLKQHWSGPLMAYAETGKLILPDWRYEASSTPEDYAHEIEGWIQNYGVQVVGGCCGTGPEHIRALRRLLDRLAD, encoded by the coding sequence ATGAGCAGCCTGAACGAGCGTCTGGATAAAAAAGAAATTCTGCTACTCGACGGAGGAGTCAGTACTGAAATTCGCAGGCGCGGCGTCGCACTTGATGCAAATGTCTGGAGTGGGCTGACCACGAAAACCAATCCTGATGAAGTGTGCCAGGTACACGAGGATTATATCCGGGCAGGTGCGCAGATTATTACGGCAAACACCTATTCCACGGCTCGGCATGTGCTCGAAAGTATCAATCTGGGTCACGAATCGAAACTGTTGAATTTCAAGTCGGTGCAATTGGCCCAGCAGGCACGCGAAAACGCGGCCCAGGGGGATGTCTATGTTGCGGGTTCGATGTCGAGTATGCCGCCGCTGACAAGTCATCGGGAGGTAGCGATTGACGGCCAGGTCGAATCCAGCTACCAGGAGCTTGCCGAAGTACTGGCTGAAGCCGGTGTCGATCTCATCATTGCCGAAATGATGCGTGATATCGAAAACGCGGGCATCGTCATCAAGGCCGCAGTCGCAACCGGGTTACCGGTATTTATCGGCTTTAGTGCGATGATGGCCGATAACGGTGTCGATGTGCGCAGCCTGCGCTGGAAGAACATCGACGATACCACCTCGGCGCACGATTTCGGCGACATGATCGAGGCACTGAAACCACTGGGTGGCCAGGTGGCAGGGATCATGCACACCCGGGTCGAGGATATCGTGCCTGCACTTGAGGTCCTGAAGCAGCACTGGTCGGGTCCCCTGATGGCCTATGCCGAGACCGGTAAACTGATTTTGCCCGATTGGCGCTATGAAGCATCCAGCACACCAGAGGATTATGCGCATGAAATCGAAGGCTGGATTCAGAATTACGGCGTTCAGGTGGTAGGCGGGTGTTGCGGTACCGGTCCGGAACACATTCGAGCACTGCGACGATTACTGGATAGGCTTGCCGACTAA
- a CDS encoding RnfABCDGE type electron transport complex subunit D, with protein MEILFSNSGNGRKRMLQLQLLALLPVVIAALVNTGYQYLAAIARNPALVTDDFRSQIALGLGANHERLGLYDMFAAGFAHFVPVLLVALLVGGFWERIITERRQASIEPGFVLVALLFTLLMPGAAAWVHVVFGMSFAMLLGRGIFGGEGKTFLSPALLGVAIVQVSFPGVADQHPLWSGLAGYAGSDAIALFHRGGDAALSAADINLWTAFIGRTPGTMGTTSVLAVALGAVLLLIERLISWRLLAAQIIGLFVFATIFNILGADTGASAMPAYWHLLLGSFAFGAVFIACDPVASACTNPGRWIQGFLIAALVVLIRVANTTHPDAVIPALLLASIVAPLIDHAVLAWNIRGRARRHV; from the coding sequence ATGGAAATATTGTTCTCGAATTCAGGAAACGGACGCAAGCGTATGCTCCAGCTGCAGCTGCTGGCACTGCTCCCGGTCGTCATTGCGGCCCTGGTAAATACCGGCTATCAGTACCTGGCGGCAATTGCGCGGAATCCCGCACTTGTCACCGATGACTTTCGCAGTCAGATTGCGCTTGGCCTCGGTGCCAACCACGAACGCCTCGGTTTGTACGATATGTTTGCGGCCGGTTTCGCACACTTCGTACCAGTCTTGCTGGTGGCTTTACTGGTGGGTGGTTTCTGGGAGCGAATTATCACCGAGCGGCGGCAAGCTTCGATCGAACCGGGATTCGTTCTGGTCGCCCTTTTGTTCACTTTGCTAATGCCAGGTGCTGCCGCCTGGGTTCACGTTGTATTCGGTATGTCATTTGCGATGCTGCTGGGCAGGGGGATTTTCGGAGGTGAAGGCAAAACCTTTCTGAGCCCGGCCCTGCTTGGCGTCGCTATCGTACAGGTCAGTTTTCCGGGTGTCGCGGATCAGCATCCGTTATGGAGCGGATTGGCCGGGTACGCGGGAAGTGATGCGATCGCGCTGTTTCACCGCGGTGGTGATGCGGCATTGAGCGCTGCCGATATCAATTTATGGACTGCATTTATTGGCAGGACTCCGGGGACCATGGGAACCACTTCGGTCCTCGCGGTCGCTCTCGGTGCTGTGCTGTTGCTGATAGAGCGCCTGATCTCGTGGCGCCTGCTTGCCGCGCAGATTATCGGATTGTTCGTGTTTGCTACGATATTCAATATCCTCGGAGCAGATACCGGCGCCAGCGCAATGCCGGCCTACTGGCACTTGCTGCTCGGAAGCTTTGCCTTTGGTGCGGTTTTTATTGCCTGTGATCCGGTCGCATCGGCCTGTACCAATCCCGGCAGGTGGATCCAGGGATTTCTGATCGCTGCGCTGGTGGTGCTGATTCGAGTGGCTAACACCACGCACCCCGATGCCGTTATCCCGGCCCTGCTGCTTGCGTCGATCGTCGCACCACTGATCGATCACGCCGTATTAGCCTGGAATATTCGTGGCAGGGCACGCCGCCATGTCTGA
- the nqrC gene encoding NADH:ubiquinone reductase (Na(+)-transporting) subunit C, translated as MSEVALKDSTTRALAMAITVAFICGLLVSVVAVSLRPIYKANIEAERIAQLELVLGALSDIGRVLTIDNLEARIVDLESGEFDDSIDVATFDAERAAAKPATSATIPADLDLAGLKRRALHAPVYLVRDASEQIDLVILPVSGRGYQSTLRAWLVLDGDTQTVRALKFYQHGETPGVGARIEEPEWEAQWRDLRAFDDAGVLRIGVRSQAGGAYSDDAEYQVDGISGATRTTQGVDGMLRFWLGEFGFATFLQRIREERL; from the coding sequence ATGTCTGAAGTTGCGCTAAAAGACAGCACTACCCGGGCGCTCGCCATGGCAATCACGGTCGCGTTTATCTGCGGTCTGCTGGTTTCCGTGGTCGCGGTCAGTCTGCGACCGATTTACAAGGCAAACATCGAGGCCGAACGCATCGCCCAGCTCGAACTGGTGCTGGGCGCACTGTCGGATATTGGACGTGTACTGACGATCGATAACCTCGAGGCCCGTATCGTCGACCTTGAGAGTGGCGAGTTCGACGATAGCATTGACGTTGCCACCTTTGACGCCGAGAGAGCGGCCGCGAAGCCTGCTACCAGTGCGACGATTCCCGCTGATCTCGATCTTGCCGGTCTCAAGCGACGCGCGCTGCACGCACCCGTTTACCTGGTGCGGGACGCCAGTGAACAGATAGACCTGGTTATTCTGCCGGTGTCAGGACGTGGCTACCAGTCGACATTGCGCGCCTGGCTAGTGCTCGATGGCGACACGCAAACCGTGCGCGCGCTCAAGTTTTACCAGCATGGAGAAACGCCGGGCGTGGGGGCCCGTATAGAGGAGCCGGAATGGGAGGCGCAGTGGCGTGATTTACGTGCTTTCGACGATGCCGGTGTACTGCGCATCGGGGTCCGGTCCCAGGCGGGTGGTGCCTACAGTGACGACGCCGAATACCAGGTCGATGGTATTTCGGGCGCGACACGAACCACCCAGGGTGTCGACGGCATGCTACGTTTCTGGCTCGGCGAGTTTGGATTTGCGACCTTTTTACAGCGTATTCGCGAGGAACGACTCTGA